Within the Mastacembelus armatus chromosome 23, fMasArm1.2, whole genome shotgun sequence genome, the region ACAATATTTTTACAGCTTCACAATAAATAAgaacaatataaaacatgttggtcacatagaaaaatgaaatatatcagATATCTACCAAACACAGTTGCCTTGTGCAATTTGTTGTTTCTTCTCTGTCAATAGCTACTCTGACCTCCTGATGCCCCACTGTAAAGTGTCCTGAGCTGatttaggattatttttaaatcaggAGCTGTCAGTTTGACGGGATGAGGATGGGGTATCCCTGGAGGCCTTGTAAATCTGGGCAGTTTAAAACAGGGGGGGAGGAAATGGCCTCATACTCTCCCCGTCCAAGCCTGGTGTAATCCCACGACTTCCTCTCCTTCGCCCTGCTGGCCAGGCTCACGCCATAATGCATTTTCTGTAACTAACAGCCGTTGTTTCCCGATTGTCACGCTCCCATCCCTTTCTCTtggaatgtgtgtatgtgtatatacttGGGGTGTTGGGGTTTAGAGAGCTGTggaaatgtggagaaaaaagcGAAAGACTGATAGTAGAAGGTCTGGGATAGCAGTTAATATTAACACCACACTCCTCCATTACCGTTTACCACCTCCGCCTCCTCCTTGCCCTATGACTGAGCTCTGGCAGCCAGGCGGGGTGCTGCAACCTGGGCCCCCTTCTTCCGTCACGCTTGCCCCCTCTCTCTCCAGAAACAAGAACACATGGGTGTCAAGTCCTCTCGTGCTGGCAGTGTCCAGCCCCTTTCAACAGCTTTTACTCCATTTAATTAGCCATGTCCCCCTAGCTCCACATACAGGGGGCATGACAGGCTGAACACATACATACTCAACACAGGATGGCACACTAAGTGCGTTTTGGCAGCAGTCAGAGGGCAATCAATTCACACTCTTCTCTCTCAGTAACATTCTTCACTACGCTTCCTGACAGGTCTGAGTCAAGTAGCTCATGTGCTCCACATCACTTAGTGAAGCTGACTAGGAGGTCAAATCCCTCAAAGCAGCGCAACAGGTTTTCGGGATGTTTGCCAGCTTTAGGTGATGAGCACATCTACAATAAAACTCACCTGTCCTGTCTTGCTGCtgtctaatttatttttatagggATTTTTGGATAGTTATCATGACGTATTGGGCCTTTAAAGCTGAGATAGCAGGCTATTAATGATTCTTCTTCTCATGATGCTGCATAGAGTCCCGTGTCTTCACATTCAAGTGGACCAATCCTGTTGTAGGGTCTTGCTTTAATCATGACGttgaaagaaacaacaaaaaaagtgacaGGAATGAAAGATAACCTCAATTCTTCAAAGCTCTCTGTAATCCCACCTTGGAGCACTCTGAACTCCAGTAATCTGCTCACCCCTGCTGCACAGGAGGTGAGGCTCGCTTGTATGAACTGCATGTTTTCACTATAATAGATCCTGGCCAGCCAGCCTGACCCTTGAGGAAGGGGATCACTGCAGGTCCAGTTCAGGTTGTGGCAGGGAATCAGAGCACTGCAGCCAGAGCTGAAGGCTAAAGGTTGAATGCTCTGTGAGGTAGCCTATGACCCCCCGATTTGGCTCGGGCGTTACATCTGAGCTCTCAGGGGGAAATCCCTGCATGACCCAGCTCACCCTGTGGGCAGGCCATGGCCAATACCACGATGCCACCACCACACTGCCTTCACAACCATAAAGGAGGAAGTAAAGACGACATAAAATATAAGGAGGGGTGAATAGAGGGAGATTTTAATGGGAGACAAAGTCTGTGTCGTGATTGCACTGGGACTAATGCTGTTTTAGTTCAAGTCTAGGTTAAATGCGTTGGGAATGAGTCAATGCTGGCCACAGAGAGTGTGACTAACAGTGCTGGTCAGTAACTGGGAGCCCTTTTCTGGCTGCTTTCAGACCAAAAACAGGCTGAGAGGAGAGCCAGCGAGGCCTCTTTGTGCAGAGTGAAACAGATGAGATGAATCCATCATCAGCTCCATATTCTCTCTCAACCCTCAACGGTAACGAAGGGTACTCTAAGGGAACAGGCGGGGGTGGAACTAAGTGGAGCGTGGGATGGTGGAATAAACAGAAAGTACCTGACTGTAGTTGTCATCAGGATTCATACCAGACcgctgaaatgtgtttttttctaacATTAGGCTGGCAGCTCATTCCAGATCATTTTCCTGTTTCATAGTCAGTAAGTGTCAACATAAAAGctccttgaaaaaaaaaaacaaaaaagaaaattatactCAAACAATTCAACAATTTGCACAAATGAGCTACTTCCagcaaagcagcaaaaaaagaaaggctTGAAAAACTAAGACTATAACAGGGAAAGATTTATTTGCTTTCCTCTTGACTAATTAttccacatttttctgtttttctatcatTACTATTCCCCCTAGTAAAACAATCACAGGTATGAGTCCATATGACTCTCTGGAACCCCAAATCCTCACAGACAAATCCAACATCTGCTTTGTCTGTTACAGCAAAGACCAAAGAGAACAGTGTTCAGAGCTGCTGCCTGCAGTTTCAGAGCATTCGCACTGTTTTTCAGGCTTATTGTAATTTAATAATATggttttctgtgtctgcagtATTGTCATGCTGTCTCTTAGCCTGTTTGTTGAGTTGAAGATTTGAAAACCATCAGTTTGAGAGTGAAAACGAAAGAACtcctgaaaacatttcatatcCTCACATGTAAAAGACATACAGACACTGACCTGAATGCTGGTGAACACACCACCAATAACATTAACTGCTCAGATACAGTGAATATGGATCTTCAGAGCCAGAATGAGCAGAGATCAAATaccaaaacagcagaaaagagTTTTGGAATTCCGCACATTGTGTGCAGGACTGTCTCAATTAGGCCGCGGCATCAAATCACTGAGCTTGGACTAAAATTTGTCAAGTGTAATTTCTCACTCTAACACAGGAATAATACAAATGTATTATGTTTAGGCAGGATTTTGTTCATTGCTTATATTAAATGAATAGTTTGATGTTTTGAGAAATATGATGATTTTCTTACTTTCAGAGATTTCGATGAGACAGTTGCTATCACCCTCACATCTATATGGTGAATATCATCCTGgcaaatgtattaatatttatgCTAAACTAACTGCTGGCACCAGCTCCATATTAGTCGTATTGAGTAgcattgatcttctcatctaactctctgcAAGAATGTGAGGCAAATTTCCCAAATGTTGTCATATTCCTTTAAGACCATCgtataaaacagagaaaagcagaactcGGTTTGAGAAgactgttctttgttttgtaatagaaatagaaattaaGAACTGATTAATTAGAAAGGTTGACATTGTcatataaaaatgacttttgGTGAAATAACCTGTTGATTTCCTAAAGTGGATGCTTTGGAAAAAAGGATCATTTGGCTATTGATTTATGCCAGGTCTGGTCTCATGTAACTGCTCATGGAGATCACCTCCCCTCAAGGGCAATGCAACAGATAAGCAGCTCTCCCATCATTATCACTTTGGCCCAAACAGCGGCGCGTCGCTCGGCCAAGCTGCATTTCCTTTTCACTAAAGCCAGCATTTGTTGCTGCCTGCTACTGTCCCCTGATCCTCAGCTGCTGGAACCCTCAACCAATTGTTGTTTACTCATTCAGGGCAATGAGGCTTGATGCGGAGTAGACCactgcagggaggaggaggaggaggaggacagtaATAGTCAATATCTGTTAATAAACATACCTTCCTCTGCGATTTCTtgctgtctttttgtctgtgcagAATAGAGGCTGACTCTGAAAGTAGTAGTaactgtagtagtagtagtagtagtagtagtagaagtaaCTGAATCTACTGTATGCCATGCTCAAGACCTAATCTGTATACATGCATGTGGGCGTATTTTCTCTATACTTTCATGTGTTAATTGCAGAGTGTGTCTTCATGAAGGCACTGTGAGGAGAGGTGGGGATGAAGTACGAGTGATGACAAAATGCATCCTGGCCTAGCacctcagtgtttgtgtgatttggAGACGTAGCGAGGCAGAGGTGTTAACAGAGGAAAGGCAGGTGCTAGcttcagactgtgtgtgtgtgtgtgtgtgtgtgtgtgcactcagtcataaagaaataaaacctgaaCATTTATAAAACACCAGGAGAATGACATGACTTTCTGTGTATAAATAATTCAAGCACCTTTGTATTCCAAGTCTAATTTTCTTAATTTACCACAAGAGCACACGTCAATTACATAATTACTAGAAACGCAGCCTGTTAAGAACAAAGGTAAACCAATACAGGTGCCAACATGTTGCACAGATTTGTGGTGCTACAAATTGCATTAACCATGCACTGCTCTAAATGTCACCTTTTATTCATTTGCTGCAGCCATGCATGGATTACTTAAATAAACTTGTAACCAATGCCCCTTTTTCATAAAACAACTTTAATTCATGTTTTAGAGAACAGCTATTAAGAAAAGAAACTCTTAGGtttccaacaacaacaacaaatctcTCTACTGACTAAATGATCATGAGATTTCTTTACTTGCTAACAAGCAATAAAGTCTCTGATTTGAAATCATTAATAAAGGGTAAAAAcatcaataatataataatatgaagtattaaatgttcatgtttgaACAAGCAATCAACAAAAGCTTGTAAATCAGCTGTATTTATAGATTCCATATAAAGTTGGGCTTAACAGGATTTTGAGTTTACATTTAGAAATGCTATAAATACTGGACTGAAGGTCAGATGCTTCAACTGGAGGAGCCTAGCTGATAGAGCACTAAGAAAGACATAAGTGTTATAAAGACCAGCCAGAAGGATGTTTATAGAAACTGGCAACCCAAAAGTTTCTCTCAGTAATAGATCTTTCCTGATAATTAGCTGGTCATTTATCCTGAAGAGATGTTGCTAttttaaaagcctttttaatTACTTAACGATTTAATTACTGCAGTTTGCTCTTCCGTTCCCAGCAGACGTTAAGCATGACattcagaaaacaaagatggagaCCGTTTTTGCctccacaaagaaaacaaacaggtttgtgTCACAGCTTCTGCCTCTGTTCCCCGCAGCTTGCTGCATTATGAGTTTCATCTCTGGTGTCAGACCTTATTCCTTGCTACCTTATTTCCTTCAATGGGTGCAGAATGTCCCTGGTGAAGTATTATGGCCTTTAGAGGTGAGGCAGTAGGCAGGGGCACAATATAAACAGTAGTAAACAACAGTAGCGGTGGGGAATGGGTTTCCCTGCTGTGTTGATTATTGGAGGGCTGTAAACAGGCCTGATCCCCCCCAGGGGTTCACCGAGCGGGAACGGCTGCTGCTAGCTGCCCACAGAGAGGCCAACAACATCTGGgcctcagctcagctcagctcaccTCATCATGCTCCTGTTGTTGTGGTGGAGTGTTTGTGCATCCGCACggtcagagaaaacaaatagCTGTAACAAGCAATCAGCAGGAAAAGAGGGATGAAGGCTGCAATTTGATCAAAAAAAACCTCAACTGGGGAATAATCAAGAGGCAGGAGAAAAtaggctgttttgttttgagagTTGCAGAAATTGTCTGTGCAGGATATCAGAGTTAGGAATGTGTGACAAGGTACAACAGAACCAGAAGCCAGAATAATGAAATGTGACATGCTGGTACAGCCAAACtggtttcattattttttcacataCCTGAAAATGGTTGAGTTAAAAAGTTTCCATCGAATCAGCAGTGGAGCACCCTGTCTGGTTACAATATCtcatttttaataacaaaacCAATATACATTTGCATAGGTGTTTCTCTGTACAGAGACTGTAAAATTCAATCTGAGATAGCAGCAAACCAGTGGAGCCGATTTTCTAATGGCTCCAACTGATAAAATGTTTGGATTACTCATTCTACTTTGTCttttggctccctctgctggtgaACTGTAGcaatcaaaataagaaaaagctAAAGCAAGTAGATGTTTAAAAACTGactactgttaaaatacatttgaatggttaaaaatacagctgttacAGACTTACTGACCACATAAGTGGTATAAATGGTAACACACACTACATATAGGTCATTTTCACCAACAATATTCATGTAACAGCAGGTACATAAGAACACAGGTACATGCTGCTTCACTGGGACTCGTCACACAACGATCATCAATGTGATCAGTagcacctgtgcttttcctaaaatgacaaaatgtttgcTGCCAGTTACCTGCTGAACACATCTGGCACGATAGGCTACCAAAAagaattgagaaaaaaaaaacattaattcaaATGAAACTTTCTATCAATCCCCCTAATATTGACAAAGCTGCTGTTTAATAAACTGATCAACCATATTAGAAAGTCTACACAGTATTAAGGTAATAGCTCTTAGGTCTTACACCTTGGTATTTTTGTAGGTATGCCTATTTGTGATCAttcataatttcatattttttaattcagtgaGCATACACTCATTTCAGTAAAAAACTGTCAGGAAAGGTTGAAAGCACATTATCTGTatagatgaatgaataaaactgacaaattacattttttgttcCTCCAATTTATTATGAAAATGTACAGAGCAATTAACGGTAGGACTTCTGGTAGCGGGCACGAGCTCCAGGTCCACCGAACTTCTTGGACTCGCAGCGACGTGGATCAGCGACCAGCAGGGTCCTGTCGTACTGGATCAGGATGTCCTTGATCTCTTTCTTAGAGGCCTCATCCACATCTGCAGGAAGACCAAAGGACTTCAGTTTGAATTGAACAGGCCTACTGCTCTAAAGTATTACTTCAATCTGCGTAGTTAAATGTATACTATATTACCATATTGCATGTACAATTTAGAATGCTGTTCTGTActattttttcactttgtgacACAAAACATGGCTATTGTTGTCAGGCTTATGCAACAGAGCACGAGTGTGATGTGTCTGCCCCAAAGCATTTTAACACTTACACTTCTGATAGTATGCAACCAGGGCTTTGGAAATGGCCTGACGGatagctgaaagagaaaaatacacaatgaaGTACAATACACACATCACAGATCCATATCACAGAAGGAAGCCATTGCTTTATTTACCGTAGATCTGTGCGACGTGCCCGCCACCCTTCACTCTGACTCTGATGTCAACTCCAGCAAAACGCTCCTTgcccagcagcagcactggcTCCAAAAGCTGAAGGATCATACGGTGACATGACACTTAACATTCAACTCTAGTTTAATTCAATCTATCTGAAAACACTCACTTCCTCACTCCATCACTTATTCTAAGCCCTGCCTCTTTAATGCCTGGCAGACACTGAGTCTGACGTCCAGGTGTCTGAGGACTCACCTTGTACTGGAGAGTGGCAGGCTCCACCATCTCCAGGGGT harbors:
- the rps16 gene encoding small ribosomal subunit protein uS9, with product MPAKGPLQSVQVFGRKKTATAVAHCKRGNGLIKVNGRPLEMVEPATLQYKLLEPVLLLGKERFAGVDIRVRVKGGGHVAQIYAIRQAISKALVAYYQKYVDEASKKEIKDILIQYDRTLLVADPRRCESKKFGGPGARARYQKSYR